One part of the Microbacterium saperdae genome encodes these proteins:
- a CDS encoding glycosyltransferase has translation MGAAGQTSGGGRRVGTAVTIIVPTFNERDNVAELVERTAAALRGRDAEILFVDDSTDDTAAEVARVAADAPVPVRVIHRTENTGGLGGAVVVGLSAAESDICIVMDGDLQHPPELLPALLDRFAEGDADVVAASRYVGGGDTSGLGTAVRFGVSRAATWLTRAMFPIRLARSTDPMTGFFLVDRRRVDVAALRPQGFKILLEILARTDLRIAEIPMEFAERRHGTSKASLRQGVTFVAHLARLRFGKMSLFAIIGVIGAVANLGIMWLLVALGVPYIWAAIIGAEVTIIGNFILQERFVFADMRTDARGLGLRFVTSFAFNNVEAAVRIPVMALMVETWHISSVLATGLSLIVAFFARFLFHSLVVYAPRRGTDEAREPKADTATLRVIRAIDAEAMKPGEL, from the coding sequence ATGGGTGCCGCAGGCCAGACATCAGGGGGAGGGCGGCGCGTGGGGACAGCGGTGACGATCATCGTGCCGACCTTCAACGAGCGCGACAATGTCGCCGAGCTCGTGGAGCGCACGGCGGCGGCTCTCCGCGGTCGCGACGCCGAGATCCTGTTCGTCGACGACAGCACCGATGACACGGCCGCCGAGGTCGCCCGCGTGGCCGCAGACGCGCCGGTACCGGTACGGGTCATCCACCGCACCGAGAACACCGGGGGACTCGGCGGCGCCGTGGTCGTCGGTCTCTCCGCCGCGGAATCGGACATCTGCATCGTGATGGACGGCGACCTGCAGCATCCGCCCGAGCTCCTGCCTGCACTGCTGGACCGCTTCGCCGAGGGCGACGCCGACGTGGTCGCCGCCTCGCGCTACGTGGGCGGTGGTGACACGAGCGGACTGGGCACTGCCGTGCGGTTCGGGGTGTCTCGTGCGGCGACCTGGCTGACGAGGGCGATGTTCCCCATCCGTCTGGCTCGCAGCACCGACCCGATGACCGGCTTCTTCCTCGTCGACCGCCGGAGGGTGGACGTCGCCGCACTGCGGCCGCAGGGATTCAAGATCCTGCTCGAGATCCTCGCGCGCACGGATCTGCGCATCGCCGAGATCCCGATGGAGTTCGCGGAACGTCGCCACGGCACATCCAAGGCGAGTCTGCGCCAGGGCGTCACGTTCGTCGCCCACCTCGCACGCCTCCGCTTCGGCAAGATGTCGTTGTTCGCGATCATCGGCGTGATCGGAGCCGTCGCGAACCTCGGCATCATGTGGCTCCTGGTCGCGCTCGGTGTGCCCTACATCTGGGCCGCGATCATCGGGGCCGAGGTGACGATCATCGGCAACTTCATCCTGCAGGAGCGGTTCGTCTTCGCCGACATGCGCACGGATGCCCGGGGACTCGGCCTCCGCTTCGTCACCTCGTTCGCGTTCAACAACGTCGAAGCCGCGGTGCGCATCCCGGTGATGGCGCTGATGGTCGAGACCTGGCACATCTCGAGCGTGCTGGCCACCGGGCTCTCGCTCATCGTGGCGTTCTTCGCCCGATTCCTCTTCCACTCGCTCGTGGTCTACGCCCCGCGGCGCGGCACGGACGAGGCTCGGGAGCCGAAGGCCGACACCGCGACGCTCCGTGTCATCCGTGCCATCGACGCCGAGGCCATGAAGCCCGGCGAGCTCTAG
- a CDS encoding sugar nucleotide-binding protein, translating into MTAFGKALTVTETSIPGLLLVDLPVHGDSRGWFKENWQREKMVAAGLPDFGPVQNNVSFNDAVGTTRGIHAEPWDKWVSVATGKIFGAWVDLREGATFGTVFTAEIDPSRAILVPRGVGNSYQTLEPDTAYAYLVNDHWSPDAEYSFLNLADETAAIAWPIPLADVEISAKDLGHPRLAGVTPIRPRKILVIGASGQLGTALRAELGDAAHVEYTTRETFDLADTDLPSARRWRDYGTIINAGAYTAVDLAETPAGRRDAWAANVTGVAALARIVTENGLTLVHVSSDYVFDGAQAEPYTESDPVQPLGVYGQTKAAGDAVVATVPRHYIVRTSWVIGEGKNFVRTMASLAERGIAPRVVGDQIGRLTFTADLASAIAHLLAERPAYGVYNVTGAGEPQSWADVARAVYRLTGHDPSGVSDVTTAEYFAGQAGPVAPRPLNSVLDLGRITAAGWTPREAALSLEAYLAAAV; encoded by the coding sequence ATGACCGCGTTCGGCAAGGCGCTCACGGTCACCGAGACGTCGATCCCCGGTCTCCTCCTCGTCGACCTCCCGGTGCACGGCGACTCCCGCGGCTGGTTCAAGGAGAACTGGCAGCGCGAGAAGATGGTCGCCGCCGGCCTGCCCGACTTCGGGCCGGTGCAGAACAACGTCTCGTTCAACGATGCCGTCGGCACCACCCGCGGGATCCACGCGGAGCCGTGGGACAAGTGGGTGTCGGTCGCCACCGGCAAGATCTTCGGCGCCTGGGTCGACCTGCGCGAGGGAGCCACGTTCGGCACGGTGTTCACGGCCGAGATCGACCCGTCACGGGCGATCCTGGTGCCGCGCGGGGTCGGGAACTCGTACCAGACGCTCGAGCCCGACACCGCGTACGCCTACCTCGTCAACGACCACTGGTCGCCCGACGCGGAGTACTCGTTCCTGAATCTCGCGGATGAGACCGCGGCGATCGCGTGGCCGATCCCGCTCGCCGATGTCGAGATCTCGGCCAAGGACCTCGGGCACCCGCGCCTGGCAGGGGTGACACCGATCCGACCTCGCAAGATCCTCGTGATCGGCGCATCCGGTCAGCTGGGCACGGCGCTGCGCGCAGAGCTCGGCGATGCGGCGCACGTCGAGTACACGACGCGCGAGACCTTCGACCTGGCAGACACCGACCTCCCGAGCGCGCGCCGCTGGCGCGACTACGGCACGATCATCAACGCCGGCGCGTACACCGCCGTCGACCTCGCCGAGACGCCGGCCGGCCGCCGTGACGCCTGGGCGGCCAACGTGACCGGTGTCGCCGCGCTCGCCCGCATCGTGACCGAGAACGGCCTCACGCTCGTGCACGTGTCGAGCGACTACGTGTTCGACGGCGCGCAGGCCGAGCCCTACACGGAGTCCGACCCCGTGCAGCCGCTCGGCGTCTACGGGCAGACCAAGGCTGCCGGCGATGCCGTCGTCGCCACGGTGCCACGTCACTACATCGTGCGCACCTCGTGGGTGATCGGCGAGGGGAAGAACTTCGTGCGCACCATGGCGTCGCTCGCCGAGCGCGGCATCGCGCCGCGCGTGGTCGGGGATCAGATCGGACGGCTCACCTTCACGGCCGACCTCGCCTCCGCGATCGCGCATCTGCTCGCGGAACGGCCGGCCTACGGCGTGTACAACGTGACGGGCGCAGGCGAACCGCAGTCCTGGGCCGACGTGGCGCGGGCCGTCTACCGCCTCACCGGCCACGACCCCTCCGGGGTGAGCGACGTGACGACCGCGGAGTACTTCGCCGGCCAGGCAGGACCCGTGGCCCCGCGACCGCTCAACAGCGTGCTCGACCTGGGTCGCATCACCGCGGCAGGCTGGACGCCGCGAGAAGCGGCGCTCTCCCTCGAGGCGTACCTGGCGGCGGCCGTCTAG
- the rfbB gene encoding dTDP-glucose 4,6-dehydratase, with translation MTRLLVTGGAGFIGSNFVHHVVAHTDAQVTVLDKLTYAGNRASLAGLPADRVELVKGDIMDAALVDSLFAQTDAVVHYAAESHNDNSLHDPRPFLDTNIMGTYTLLEAARRHERRFHHISTDEVYGDLELDDPQRFTEQTPYNPSSPYSSTKAGSDLLVRAWVRSFGVQATISNCSNNYGPYQHVEKFIPRQITNVLRGIRPKLYGAGHNVRDWIHADDHSSAVLTILDKGVIGETYLIGADGEKDNRSVIELILTQMGQPADAYDHVTDRAGHDLRYAIDSTRLRTELGWAPRYSDFESGLASTIDWYRDNEDWWAPSKDATESFYASKGQ, from the coding sequence ATGACCCGCCTGCTCGTGACCGGGGGTGCCGGCTTCATCGGCTCCAACTTCGTCCACCACGTCGTCGCGCACACCGATGCGCAGGTGACGGTGCTCGACAAGCTCACCTACGCCGGGAACCGCGCCTCGTTGGCGGGCCTTCCCGCCGACCGCGTCGAGCTCGTCAAGGGCGACATCATGGATGCCGCGCTCGTCGATTCGCTCTTCGCCCAGACCGACGCGGTGGTGCACTACGCCGCCGAGTCGCACAACGACAACTCGCTGCACGACCCGCGGCCCTTCCTCGACACCAACATCATGGGGACGTACACGCTCCTCGAAGCGGCCCGCCGGCACGAGCGACGGTTCCACCACATCTCCACGGACGAGGTGTACGGGGATCTCGAGCTCGACGACCCGCAGCGGTTCACCGAGCAGACCCCGTACAACCCCTCCTCGCCGTACTCCTCCACGAAGGCCGGCAGCGACCTGCTCGTGCGGGCGTGGGTACGCTCCTTCGGGGTGCAGGCCACGATCTCGAACTGCTCGAACAACTACGGCCCGTACCAGCACGTCGAGAAGTTCATCCCGCGGCAGATCACGAACGTGCTGCGCGGCATCCGCCCCAAGCTCTACGGCGCGGGGCACAACGTGCGCGACTGGATCCACGCCGACGACCACTCCTCGGCGGTGCTGACCATCCTCGACAAGGGCGTGATCGGAGAGACGTATCTGATCGGCGCCGACGGCGAGAAGGACAACCGGTCGGTGATCGAGCTCATCCTCACGCAGATGGGCCAGCCGGCCGACGCCTACGACCACGTGACCGATCGGGCTGGGCACGACCTGCGCTACGCGATCGACTCGACGCGACTGCGCACCGAGCTGGGCTGGGCACCGCGCTACTCCGACTTCGAGTCCGGACTCGCCTCGACGATCGACTGGTACCGCGACAACGAGGACTGGTGGGCCCCGTCCAAGGACGCCACCGAGTCCTTCTACGCCTCCAAGGGGCAGTGA
- the rfbA gene encoding glucose-1-phosphate thymidylyltransferase RfbA, whose amino-acid sequence MKGIILAGGSGTRLHPITLGVSKQLIPVYDKPMVYYPLSTLMLAGIRDILVITTPHDAAHFERLLGDGSQFGISLTFAQQESPDGLAQAFTIGADFIGDDSVALVLGDNLLYGPGLGTQLKRFADIDGGAVFAYWVAEPQAYGVVSFDENGQAVSLEEKPKDPQSNYAVPGLYFYDNDVVEIARTLAPSARGEYEITDVNREYLQRKKLQVEVLPRGTAWLDTGTFDQMTDAADYVRTMERRTGMKIGVPEEVAWRQGFLDDEQLRARAEALVKSGYGSYLLDLLERGHR is encoded by the coding sequence ATGAAGGGCATCATTCTCGCGGGCGGATCCGGAACGCGACTGCATCCGATCACCCTGGGAGTCTCCAAGCAGCTCATCCCGGTGTACGACAAGCCGATGGTCTACTACCCCCTTTCGACGCTCATGCTCGCCGGCATCCGCGACATCCTCGTGATCACGACCCCGCACGACGCCGCGCACTTCGAACGGCTTCTCGGCGACGGATCGCAGTTCGGCATCTCGCTCACCTTCGCGCAGCAGGAGTCGCCGGACGGCCTCGCGCAGGCCTTCACGATCGGCGCCGACTTCATCGGCGATGACAGCGTCGCGCTCGTCCTCGGCGACAACCTGCTCTACGGTCCCGGCCTCGGTACGCAGCTCAAGCGCTTCGCCGACATCGACGGCGGCGCGGTCTTCGCGTATTGGGTGGCGGAGCCGCAGGCCTACGGTGTCGTCTCGTTCGATGAGAACGGGCAGGCGGTCTCCCTGGAGGAGAAGCCGAAGGACCCGCAGAGCAACTACGCGGTCCCCGGTCTGTACTTCTACGACAACGACGTCGTCGAGATCGCGCGCACCCTCGCCCCGAGCGCCCGCGGCGAGTACGAGATCACCGACGTCAACCGCGAGTACCTGCAGCGCAAGAAGCTCCAGGTCGAGGTGCTCCCCCGTGGAACCGCCTGGCTCGACACCGGGACGTTCGACCAGATGACGGATGCCGCCGACTACGTGCGCACCATGGAGCGCCGCACCGGCATGAAGATCGGTGTTCCCGAAGAGGTCGCCTGGCGACAGGGCTTCCTGGACGACGAACAGCTGCGGGCACGCGCCGAGGCGCTCGTGAAGTCCGGGTACGGCTCCTACCTGCTCGATCTGCTGGAACGAGGACACCGATGA
- a CDS encoding glycosyltransferase family 2 protein, which yields MSTSRVLGIIVVNYASSHLLEVNLAATAAAVPDARIIVVDNLSSPAERERVGTLCEEHGWHLVAMPDNAGFGGGVNAGAALAFDELGATDILLLNPDAHIDSRSTSALASATADGMTLASPRVEDADGRTWFAGMDVYLDDGSMGGPRRRREQPDARRLPWLSGACLWVPRALWERVGGFHHDYFLYWEDVDISVRASRAGARLLVVEEAIAVHDEGATHRSTSQRPEAKSALYYYYNIRNRLLFAALLLDRADADAWSRTAFRNAWQVLLRGGRRQFLHPIAPLRAAWRGVRDGRRLMSDALSQRNASV from the coding sequence ATGAGCACGTCACGAGTGCTGGGGATCATCGTCGTCAACTACGCGTCATCGCACCTGCTGGAGGTGAATCTGGCGGCGACGGCCGCAGCGGTCCCGGACGCCAGGATCATCGTCGTCGACAACCTCTCCAGCCCTGCGGAGCGGGAACGGGTCGGCACCTTGTGCGAGGAACACGGCTGGCATCTGGTGGCCATGCCCGACAACGCCGGCTTCGGCGGAGGGGTGAACGCCGGCGCAGCCCTCGCCTTCGACGAGCTCGGCGCGACCGACATCCTGCTGCTCAACCCGGACGCCCACATCGACTCCCGGTCGACGTCCGCGTTGGCATCGGCCACGGCGGACGGCATGACCCTCGCATCCCCGCGCGTCGAGGACGCCGACGGGCGCACGTGGTTCGCCGGGATGGACGTCTACCTCGACGACGGGTCGATGGGGGGCCCTCGGCGGCGACGGGAGCAGCCGGACGCGCGGCGGCTCCCTTGGCTCAGCGGCGCGTGCCTGTGGGTGCCCCGCGCCCTCTGGGAGCGCGTGGGCGGCTTCCACCACGACTATTTCCTGTACTGGGAAGACGTCGACATCTCGGTGCGTGCGAGCAGAGCGGGAGCGCGACTTCTCGTCGTCGAGGAGGCGATCGCCGTGCACGACGAGGGAGCCACCCATCGCTCCACGTCTCAACGACCAGAGGCCAAGTCCGCGCTCTACTACTACTACAACATCCGGAACAGACTCCTCTTCGCGGCGCTGCTGCTGGACCGCGCGGATGCCGATGCCTGGTCGCGCACCGCGTTCCGCAACGCCTGGCAGGTGCTCCTGCGTGGCGGGCGTCGCCAGTTCCTGCATCCGATCGCCCCTCTCCGCGCCGCCTGGCGGGGGGTCCGCGACGGACGCCGCCTGATGTCGGACGCTCTCTCGCAGAGGAACGCATCGGTCTAA
- a CDS encoding CDP-alcohol phosphatidyltransferase family protein, translating into MSEIRAAMSRLKQAQKSSKGAAAYSRYVNRPLGRPLAATAYAIGMTPTQVTMVSALCTLSGVALIALLTPTVWSSVLVAVLLVLGYALDSADGQLARLTGTGSLAGEWLDHFFDSLKLATIHLAVLVCWFRFYEIDEAWLLVPLAFAAIANTFFFGIMAADFLRRIHRLQAPVETAEAPREAWRSGSLYSLAVIPTDYGFLSLSFVLLWWQPGFMVVYTVLAAINALMLFLAAMRWYRSIRGLEAHA; encoded by the coding sequence GTGTCAGAGATCCGAGCCGCCATGTCGCGGTTGAAGCAGGCGCAGAAGTCGTCGAAAGGCGCGGCGGCGTACTCGCGGTACGTGAATCGTCCGCTCGGTCGACCGCTCGCGGCGACCGCCTATGCGATCGGGATGACGCCGACGCAGGTCACGATGGTCAGCGCCCTCTGCACGCTCAGCGGTGTCGCGTTGATCGCGCTGCTCACGCCCACCGTGTGGTCATCCGTGCTCGTGGCCGTGCTCCTCGTCCTGGGGTACGCACTCGATTCGGCCGATGGACAGCTCGCGCGGCTCACCGGCACCGGCTCGCTCGCCGGGGAGTGGCTCGACCACTTCTTCGACTCGCTCAAGCTCGCCACCATCCATCTCGCGGTGCTCGTGTGCTGGTTCCGCTTCTACGAGATCGATGAGGCGTGGCTGCTCGTGCCGCTCGCCTTCGCGGCGATCGCGAACACCTTCTTCTTCGGGATCATGGCCGCCGACTTCCTCCGCCGCATCCACCGCCTGCAGGCTCCTGTCGAGACCGCGGAGGCGCCGCGCGAGGCGTGGCGCTCGGGCTCGCTGTATTCGCTCGCGGTGATTCCGACGGACTACGGCTTCCTGAGCCTCTCGTTCGTCCTGCTCTGGTGGCAGCCGGGATTCATGGTGGTCTACACGGTTCTCGCGGCCATCAACGCGCTCATGCTCTTCCTGGCGGCGATGCGCTGGTACCGCTCGATCCGCGGATTGGAGGCCCATGCCTGA
- a CDS encoding glycosyltransferase family protein — protein sequence MPESTRPLRVMQSFGAPRVTTNPYITMLDQALSSSDEVEHLRFSWRGALLGRYDVFHWHWPEVKLHGGSRVSSVGKYALASLLALRHALARNIAVVRTVHNLDLPDDNAARLWLLRRIDRQADHRIVLNETTPLPAGTAQSLILHGHYRDWYRPEPDAVAIRGRLGTFGGVRRYKGVSGFVDAYAEAVAIDDGISMVIGGKASSTELADDLRARVADLPGVTLQLEFLSDEELVELVSSSELVVLAYRFMHNSGSVLAALSLDRPVLVPRNDPNEALAREVGPEWVQMYDGELDGPGLLRALQSVREITADRPDLSRREWVDAGAAHAAAYRAALHGRRAGGRPRGRTGAGS from the coding sequence ATGCCTGAGTCCACCCGCCCCCTGCGCGTGATGCAGTCCTTCGGGGCGCCGCGCGTGACCACGAACCCGTACATCACGATGCTCGACCAGGCGCTCTCCTCGTCCGACGAGGTGGAGCACCTGCGGTTCTCCTGGCGGGGGGCACTGCTCGGTCGCTACGACGTCTTCCACTGGCACTGGCCCGAGGTCAAGCTGCACGGCGGCAGCAGGGTCTCGTCGGTCGGGAAGTACGCGCTGGCCTCCCTGCTCGCGTTGCGTCACGCGCTCGCTCGGAACATCGCGGTCGTCCGGACCGTGCACAATCTCGACCTCCCCGACGACAACGCCGCGCGGCTGTGGCTGCTGCGCAGGATCGATCGTCAGGCCGATCACCGCATCGTCCTGAACGAGACGACACCGCTCCCGGCCGGGACCGCGCAGTCGCTCATCCTGCATGGCCACTACCGGGACTGGTATCGGCCGGAGCCGGATGCCGTGGCCATACGCGGAAGGCTCGGCACCTTCGGGGGAGTGCGTCGATACAAGGGGGTCTCCGGATTCGTGGACGCCTACGCGGAGGCCGTCGCGATCGATGACGGCATCAGCATGGTGATCGGCGGCAAGGCATCCAGCACGGAGCTCGCCGACGACCTGCGGGCCCGTGTGGCCGACCTCCCGGGGGTGACCCTGCAACTGGAGTTCCTCAGCGATGAGGAGCTCGTCGAGCTGGTCAGCTCGTCGGAGCTCGTGGTGCTCGCCTACCGTTTCATGCACAACTCGGGCAGTGTGCTGGCTGCTCTCTCCCTCGATCGACCGGTGCTGGTGCCCCGGAACGACCCGAACGAGGCGCTCGCGCGCGAGGTCGGTCCCGAGTGGGTGCAGATGTACGACGGCGAGCTCGACGGGCCCGGCCTGCTGCGCGCGTTGCAGTCGGTGCGTGAGATCACGGCGGATCGGCCGGACCTTTCGCGACGGGAGTGGGTGGATGCCGGAGCGGCACACGCCGCCGCCTATCGCGCCGCGCTGCACGGACGCCGCGCTGGCGGACGTCCACGAGGACGGACCGGAGCCGGATCATGA
- a CDS encoding phenylacetate--CoA ligase family protein: MMREAAFRIKTALGGRSSTDAYREFLAMDALDPEAIAEVSARRSAEHAQFAFGHSPFYRELYSSHGFSADDLRDPAAFSALPIVDKAMLRENFDRIRTDEANDRTSVVSKTGGSTGLPLHLLRDLRFPARALEWRLFEWWGVRPWDDRGIVTRHVLTGAARIRHDLGWLPSRRVQLDAFQITDEAVAEFARSWNRVRPRFLIGYGGGVLDAVRRLQRLGLTLTPPRAVAVTAAPLTAGTRAEIETAFGAPCFDHYRSAEIPWMAGECAHQSGLHVFADVRRVEIVDAADEVVPDGVEGEVVVSDLTNRVFPVIRYRLGDISRLLPGTCACGRGLPRLGAISGRSSDAVRLPDGTTIAGALGHIFDDFPLSIRQFEIVQEADYSVTLRCIPSDRPDAQTGIDAAAEKLRFATKGIVPVTVERVDSIPQVGGKMRFIRSAVPATS; the protein is encoded by the coding sequence ATGATGCGGGAAGCGGCGTTCCGGATCAAGACGGCTCTCGGCGGCCGTAGCAGCACCGACGCCTATCGCGAGTTCCTGGCGATGGACGCCCTCGACCCCGAGGCGATCGCCGAGGTCTCGGCCCGCCGATCGGCCGAGCACGCGCAGTTCGCCTTCGGCCACAGTCCGTTCTACCGCGAGCTCTACTCGTCACACGGGTTCTCGGCCGATGATCTCCGCGACCCCGCCGCGTTCTCAGCGCTGCCGATCGTCGACAAGGCCATGTTGCGCGAGAACTTCGACCGCATCCGCACCGATGAGGCGAACGACCGCACGAGCGTGGTGTCGAAGACCGGTGGCAGCACCGGACTGCCGCTGCATCTGCTGCGCGACCTCCGCTTCCCGGCGCGCGCCTTGGAATGGCGCCTGTTCGAATGGTGGGGTGTGCGACCGTGGGACGACCGTGGCATCGTCACCCGTCACGTCCTCACCGGTGCGGCGCGGATCCGTCACGACCTCGGGTGGTTGCCGTCACGGCGCGTGCAGTTGGACGCCTTCCAGATCACCGATGAGGCAGTGGCCGAGTTCGCGCGCTCCTGGAACCGGGTTCGTCCGCGCTTCCTCATCGGCTATGGCGGTGGCGTGCTCGACGCCGTACGGCGCCTGCAGCGACTCGGACTCACGCTGACGCCGCCGCGTGCGGTCGCAGTGACCGCAGCGCCGCTGACGGCGGGGACCCGCGCCGAGATCGAGACGGCCTTCGGTGCACCCTGCTTCGATCACTACCGCTCGGCGGAGATCCCCTGGATGGCCGGCGAGTGCGCGCACCAGAGCGGTCTGCACGTGTTCGCGGATGTGCGCCGCGTCGAGATCGTCGATGCCGCAGACGAGGTCGTCCCCGACGGCGTCGAGGGGGAGGTCGTGGTGAGCGACCTGACGAATCGTGTGTTCCCCGTGATCCGATACCGGCTCGGAGACATCAGTCGCCTTCTGCCGGGTACCTGCGCGTGCGGACGGGGACTTCCCCGGCTCGGCGCGATCTCCGGACGGTCCTCGGATGCGGTCCGGCTGCCGGACGGCACGACCATCGCCGGAGCGCTGGGGCACATCTTCGACGACTTCCCGCTCTCCATCCGCCAGTTCGAGATCGTGCAGGAGGCGGACTACTCGGTGACGCTCCGATGCATCCCCAGCGACCGGCCCGATGCGCAGACGGGCATCGACGCGGCCGCGGAGAAGCTGCGTTTCGCGACCAAGGGGATCGTGCCGGTCACCGTCGAGAGGGTCGACAGCATCCCGCAGGTCGGCGGAAAGATGCGGTTCATCCGCAGCGCTGTTCCCGCGACCTCCTGA